Within Abyssisolibacter fermentans, the genomic segment CGAATTTAAACAATTATTTACTATAGAAAAATTGCAAACAAAGGCTGATTTGAATTGAAAAATTTTTCTAATGTTTTTGTACTGTTATAGTTTAAAATAGGTAATTGGATTTAGTGTTATCTAGTTATATTTTTTAATACATTAAATTTTGGAGGATTGACAATTTTTATTTTTGTCAAATAGACCTGTGAAATATGCTATAACGAATAAGCGATTCAGTTGCTAGAATGTAATTAGTGATTCTTTGTATAAATTTAAAAATGTTTGAAATAATAAATTATTGGGTATGTATGTTGAAGTTAGTATAAATCTAATATATGTCAAAATTTTCTTAAACTTCAAAGGAGGATACAAATGAAAAAAATATATTTAAAACTACTAGTAATAATGATTATTATGCTTTCATTGGTAGCTTGCACTAATAATAATGAATTACAAGATGCAGAAAAAGAATCTCAAGTTGGTATTAATGACAGTGTATACCAGAAAATAAGCCCAAAAGATGCTAAAGAAATCCTTGATGAAAATGATAGCATTGTTTTACTAGATGTAAGAACAAAAGAAGAGTATGATGAAGGACATATACCTA encodes:
- a CDS encoding rhodanese-like domain-containing protein, whose product is MKKIYLKLLVIMIIMLSLVACTNNNELQDAEKESQVGINDSVYQKISPKDAKEILDENDSIVLLDVRTKEEYDEGHIPNSILLPVDDIRKEAENVITDKDTIIFVYCRSGRRSKNAALELIDLGYTKVYDLGGIIDWPYEVEK